A genomic region of Cryptococcus gattii WM276 chromosome F, complete sequence contains the following coding sequences:
- a CDS encoding Mitochondrion protein, putative (Similar to TIGR gene model, INSD accession AAW43966.1): MSLSRTLLRQLRPASSSSRVVLRSFSSSRPAFSETPAGDAPVNPKIAPIVESISSLSLLEVSELVTALKTKLNITEIALPAASAPASASASSSSAEAPAEEKPKEKTIFTVKLEKFDAAAKAKIIREVKALMPNMNLVEVSHRFRAQMDDT, from the exons ATGAGC CTTTCACGAACCCTCCTCCGTCAACTCCGACccgcctcttcttcttctcgagTCGTCCTCCGATCCTTCTCCAGCTCTCGACCTGCTTTCTCCGAGACCCCTGCTGGTGACGCCCCAGTTAACCCTAAAATCGCCCCCATCGTCGAAAGCATCTCTTCTTTGAGCTTATTGGAGGTTTCAGAGCTTGTTACCGCCCTCAAG ACAAAACTCAACATTACCGAAATCGCCCTTCCTGCTGCCTCTGCCCCCGCCTCCGCTTCTgcttcctcatcatcggCTGAAGCCCCTGCCGAAGAGAAGCCCAAGGAGAAGACAATTTTCACCGTTAAGCTTGAGAAATTCGATGCCGCCGCCAAGGCGAAGATCATCAGGGAGGTCAAGGCTCTCATGCCCAATATGAACTTGGTTGAGGTGAGTCACAGATTCCGAGCGCAAATGGACGATACTTGA
- a CDS encoding Hypothetical protein (Similar to SGTC gene model, INSD accession EAL19932.1; CNBF4670), with product MEQLASHPNVIGTIILSRTDNAIIKTTGNVFDGEGGKRYAAAVENIVKSVADALAACTDGEKDELRFMRIRTMKHELIITPDEKYILVVLQDPGQ from the exons ATGGAGCAGCTCGCATCCCACCCGAATGTTATTGGCACTATAATCCTCTCTCGCACCGATAATGCTATCATTAAAACCACTGGAAACGTTTTTGACGGCGAAGGTGGAAAGAGATATGCTGCCGCTGTTGAGAATATCGTGAAGAGTGTAGCGGACGCTTTGGCGGCATGTACTGACGGAGAGAAA GACGAGCTGAGGTTCATGAGGATACGAACTATGAAACACGAGTTAATCATAACACCTG ATGAAAAATATATCCTTGTCGTGCTCCAAGATCCAGGACAATGA